The Streptomyces sp. NBC_00162 genome window below encodes:
- a CDS encoding SRPBCC domain-containing protein, with protein sequence MPPVSHGTSEGRGEDRWRIRFELHFPYAYEALWPALTTPDGLRGWLAEAEVLERRLGGAVTLRWPAGPFQNIGTVATGRVTAWDVERVVEYTVTGHERIRFHLEPVGTDSTVIRFVNERSGPESERLDSLAGWHAHFELLESALGGRPANWAAWTATRWAALREDYASLSRA encoded by the coding sequence CCTGTGAGTCATGGCACCAGCGAGGGCCGCGGCGAGGACCGCTGGCGGATCCGCTTCGAGCTGCACTTTCCGTACGCCTACGAAGCGCTCTGGCCGGCCCTGACCACGCCCGACGGCCTGCGCGGCTGGCTGGCCGAGGCGGAGGTCCTGGAGCGCAGGCTCGGCGGGGCGGTCACGCTCCGCTGGCCGGCAGGTCCTTTTCAAAACATCGGGACGGTGGCCACCGGCCGCGTCACGGCCTGGGACGTCGAGCGGGTCGTCGAGTACACGGTGACCGGGCACGAGCGGATCCGCTTCCACCTGGAGCCGGTGGGGACCGACTCGACGGTCATCCGCTTCGTGAACGAGCGGAGCGGACCGGAGAGCGAGCGGCTGGACTCCCTGGCCGGCTGGCACGCGCACTTCGAGCTGCTGGAATCCGCGCTGGGCGGACGGCCGGCGAACTGGGCCGCCTGGACCGCCACCCGCTGGGCCGCGCTGCGCGAGGACTACGCGTCCCTCTCCAGGGCGTAG
- a CDS encoding PLD nuclease N-terminal domain-containing protein, with protein MLRYLPFLLILALTIYAFIDCLNTPEEEVKHLPKVVWVIIILLFSIVGPVVWLFAGKKRAAAGGGRARRAQWVAPDDNPEFLKSLRDEQEKDKGTGTD; from the coding sequence GTGCTGCGCTATCTGCCGTTCCTGCTGATCCTCGCGCTGACCATCTACGCCTTCATCGACTGCCTGAACACGCCGGAGGAAGAGGTCAAGCACCTGCCCAAGGTGGTCTGGGTGATCATCATCCTGCTCTTCTCCATCGTCGGGCCGGTGGTGTGGCTGTTCGCGGGGAAGAAGCGGGCCGCGGCCGGCGGCGGCCGGGCGCGCCGGGCCCAGTGGGTCGCGCCCGACGACAACCCGGAGTTCCTGAAGTCCCTGCGCGACGAGCAGGAGAAGGACAAGGGCACGGGCACGGACTAG